A genome region from Patescibacteria group bacterium includes the following:
- the mnmA gene encoding tRNA 2-thiouridine(34) synthase MnmA — translation MNQIENRKSKIANRRVAVAMSGGVDSSTTAKILKDQGFDCLGVFMRLGIERGCCDEAAARAVCQKIGIKFYPVDVKRRFNHDVKEYFLKAYERGITPNPCVKCNQLIKFGELLKKARALGCDYLATGHYVKLRNVKSRRNAKSCVPGNSNAKSRVPTYKIYRAKDLSKDQTYFLYNLTQEQLKHVIFPMGDLVKEKVKAAAARAKLPNLKTESQDVCFLSGDHNDYLKKYLQLKKGKIVDTFGKIVGGHQGLPLYTIGQRKGVEIGGKGPYYVTGRDFKTNTLYVTNDPDDPALSGEYLLAEKVNWISGLAPKLPFKCSAVIRYHHPEVLCTITKGDRGLLVVKFRQPQRAITPGQSVVFYKKNELLGGGIIK, via the coding sequence ATGAATCAAATCGAAAATCGCAAATCGAAAATCGCAAATCGGCGTGTGGCCGTCGCAATGAGCGGCGGCGTTGACTCGTCAACAACTGCCAAGATTTTGAAAGACCAGGGCTTTGATTGCTTGGGCGTTTTTATGCGCTTGGGGATTGAGCGCGGCTGCTGCGACGAGGCGGCGGCCAGGGCAGTCTGCCAGAAGATCGGCATCAAATTTTATCCGGTTGACGTGAAGCGCCGATTTAATCATGATGTTAAAGAATATTTTTTAAAAGCATATGAGCGGGGGATTACTCCCAATCCTTGCGTCAAGTGCAATCAACTCATTAAATTTGGCGAACTTTTGAAAAAAGCGCGCGCCCTGGGTTGCGATTATTTAGCGACCGGGCACTATGTAAAACTTCGTAATGTTAAATCTCGTAGGAACGCAAAATCTTGCGTTCCCGGAAATTCGAACGCAAAATCTCGCGTTCCTACGTACAAGATTTATCGCGCCAAAGATTTGTCCAAAGATCAGACTTATTTTCTTTATAATTTGACCCAAGAGCAATTAAAGCATGTTATTTTTCCGATGGGCGATCTGGTTAAAGAAAAGGTCAAGGCGGCGGCGGCCAGGGCAAAATTACCCAATTTGAAAACCGAAAGCCAGGACGTTTGCTTCTTGTCCGGCGACCACAATGATTATTTAAAAAAATATCTGCAGCTTAAGAAGGGTAAAATTGTCGACACCTTTGGCAAGATCGTCGGCGGACATCAGGGTTTGCCGCTTTATACTATCGGTCAGCGCAAGGGCGTGGAGATCGGCGGTAAGGGCCCGTATTATGTGACCGGCCGCGATTTTAAGACCAACACTTTGTATGTAACTAATGATCCGGATGATCCGGCCTTGTCGGGTGAATATTTATTAGCAGAAAAAGTTAATTGGATCTCTGGTCTTGCCCCCAAGCTTCCTTTTAAATGTTCGGCGGTGATCCGCTATCATCATCCCGAAGTTCTTTGCACCATAACTAAGGGCGACAGGGGATTGTTGGTTGTTAAATTCAGACAGCCGCAGCGTGCGATCACCCCGGGCCAGAGCGTGGTATTTTATAAAAAGAATGAGCTGTTGGGAGGAGGAATAATCAAGTAA
- the ricT gene encoding regulatory iron-sulfur-containing complex subunit RicT — translation MKVAQIQFARWDKIYHFSPNNLALNKGDRVIVDTELGMEMGEVVGFEEVEDKSGSVEVVISSEINAEGVEEKKIEKREIKPILRLANQGDFEKLPSKKEKEEAFDFCRKMIEKRDLPMKLVDVVFSFTGNRINFAFIADGRVDFRDLVKDLTGHFGKQIRLTQIGIRDEARLAGDYGHCGRPLCCKRFIKDFSSISSEMAEAQQVVHRGSERISGCCGRLMCCLQYEYQGYKDLAEKMPSIGQKVNVDGKKGVVVGTHVLKQSVMVEFEDEKDGRIVIEVDLNRHKK, via the coding sequence ATGAAGGTAGCCCAAATCCAATTCGCCCGCTGGGATAAAATTTATCATTTTTCCCCGAATAATCTGGCCCTCAATAAAGGGGACAGGGTTATTGTTGATACGGAATTGGGCATGGAAATGGGCGAGGTGGTCGGTTTCGAGGAAGTGGAGGATAAATCCGGGTCAGTAGAAGTCGTGATCTCCAGCGAGATCAACGCCGAAGGCGTGGAAGAAAAAAAGATCGAAAAACGGGAGATCAAGCCGATCCTGCGCCTGGCGAATCAGGGCGATTTTGAAAAATTGCCTTCCAAGAAAGAAAAGGAAGAAGCTTTTGATTTTTGCCGCAAGATGATCGAGAAGCGCGATTTGCCGATGAAGTTGGTGGATGTGGTTTTTTCTTTCACCGGCAACCGGATCAATTTCGCTTTTATCGCCGACGGCCGCGTGGATTTTCGCGACTTGGTCAAAGATCTGACCGGCCATTTCGGCAAGCAGATCCGCCTGACCCAGATCGGCATCCGCGACGAAGCTCGGCTGGCCGGTGATTACGGCCATTGCGGACGACCCTTGTGCTGCAAAAGATTTATTAAGGATTTTTCTTCGATCAGTTCGGAAATGGCTGAGGCCCAGCAAGTCGTCCATCGCGGCTCGGAGCGCATTTCCGGCTGTTGCGGCCGCTTGATGTGCTGTTTGCAATATGAATATCAGGGTTACAAGGATTTGGCGGAAAAAATGCCGTCGATCGGCCAGAAGGTTAATGTGGACGGCAAAAAAGGCGTTGTGGTCGGCACTCATGTGCTTAAACAGTCGGTGATGGTCGAATTTGAAGATGAAAAGGACGGAAGAATAGTGATTGAAGTCGATTTGAATCGACATAAAAAATAA
- a CDS encoding sugar transferase, translated as MKRSELFFSSLLVPLDYLAIVAAGMTAYYLRYSDLFKSLRPVVFNLKFESYLNVVLLLAVFWLVIFALAGLYTIHSARKLVNEVYRVVLACSTGLMLIVILIFVRRELFDSRFIVLAGWILAIIYVSLARTVVRGIQRILLSHGIGAKKVVIVGASKTSDMLVGDFSANRGYGFEVVKRTRDFELNTAQELEEFIKNNEIDEIIQADPNLSKAEILRLFDFTDEHHLTFKYVADLLGTKVLKTELTEFSGLPIMEVKKTPLDGWGRIIKRICDFIAALILIIILSPILLLTAIAIKLESHGPVFFSRRDDDAPLFRVGVGGKLFRYFKFRSMRNRTDSMRYKELADLNVRQGGPLVKIKDDPRITRVGKFIRRFSIDELPELFLVLAGRMSLVGPRPHLPEEVAKYERHHKKVLTLKPGITGLAQISGRSDLSFEEEVKLDTYYIENWSFLLDLTILLRTPLAVLKGRKAE; from the coding sequence ATGAAGCGTTCTGAACTCTTTTTCTCATCTTTATTGGTCCCGCTTGATTATTTAGCGATCGTTGCCGCCGGCATGACCGCCTATTATTTGCGCTACTCGGATCTTTTTAAAAGTTTGCGCCCGGTCGTTTTTAATTTAAAATTTGAATCATACTTGAATGTTGTTTTATTGCTGGCGGTTTTTTGGCTGGTTATTTTCGCCTTGGCCGGACTTTACACCATCCACAGCGCGAGAAAATTGGTCAATGAAGTTTATCGGGTTGTTCTGGCTTGTTCGACCGGTTTGATGTTGATTGTGATTTTAATTTTTGTCAGGCGCGAATTGTTCGATTCGCGTTTTATTGTTTTAGCCGGCTGGATCTTGGCGATAATTTATGTCAGCCTTGCCCGGACGGTCGTCCGCGGCATTCAGCGGATCTTGCTATCTCATGGCATTGGCGCGAAAAAAGTCGTCATTGTCGGAGCCAGCAAAACCAGCGACATGCTGGTAGGTGATTTTTCCGCTAATCGCGGTTATGGTTTTGAAGTCGTTAAGCGAACTCGCGATTTTGAATTGAATACGGCGCAAGAATTGGAGGAATTCATCAAAAATAACGAGATCGACGAAATCATCCAGGCTGATCCGAATTTGAGCAAGGCGGAAATTCTGCGCTTATTCGATTTTACCGACGAACATCATTTGACCTTCAAGTATGTGGCGGATCTCTTGGGAACTAAAGTTTTAAAAACCGAGTTGACTGAATTTTCCGGCTTGCCGATCATGGAAGTCAAGAAAACTCCGCTTGACGGCTGGGGCCGGATTATCAAGCGCATTTGCGATTTTATTGCCGCTTTAATTTTAATTATCATTCTTAGTCCGATTTTATTATTAACGGCCATTGCCATCAAACTTGAATCGCACGGTCCGGTTTTCTTTTCCCGCCGCGATGATGATGCGCCGCTTTTCCGCGTCGGAGTCGGCGGTAAATTATTCCGTTATTTTAAATTCCGGTCGATGCGCAACCGGACCGACAGCATGCGCTACAAAGAATTGGCTGATTTGAATGTTCGCCAGGGCGGGCCATTGGTAAAAATTAAAGATGATCCTCGGATTACTCGCGTCGGTAAATTCATCCGCCGTTTCTCGATTGATGAATTGCCGGAATTATTCTTGGTCTTGGCTGGCAGAATGAGCTTGGTCGGGCCGCGCCCTCATCTGCCCGAAGAAGTGGCCAAATACGAACGTCATCACAAGAAAGTTCTGACTTTGAAGCCGGGCATCACCGGCCTGGCGCAGATTTCCGGCCGCTCGGACTTAAGCTTTGAGGAAGAAGTAAAATTAGACACTTATTATATTGAAAATTGGTCGTTCCTCTTGGATTTGACCATTCTCCTAAGAACGCCGTTGGCGGTATTAAAGGGTCGTAAAGCAGAGTAA
- a CDS encoding glycosyltransferase family 1 protein: MKIGIDIRPLMDKEYSGVSWYTLDLLTEILRQDRQNEYVLYYNSGRDISNRISELACLPARQGFQNSDNVKIAATHYPNKIFNYFLQKIFHWPKLDAIAAKNSPPFKGGGRGGQPPSFIRRGLGVVPQGGVDVFWQPHFNFANFSRNCRVVLTVPDLSFISYPEFFSARKNFWHKFLGVRKLIERADIIVAISENTRQDIIRYFSVPADKIKMIYAGVGAEFRPLRRSPAAETATGQNDLELASVKNKYGLPEKFILNIGTFEPRKNLAGLIGAFDAVADLPGMGEWHLVLAGSGGWKNKEIFKAIDKAKNKARINIIGYIKKDERAALYNLAEIFAYPSFYEGFGLPVLEAMASGTPVITSAVSSLPEVTGDAALLVDPHDENSIAKALQILMQDEKLRGSYSARGLERAKDFSWKKTAREYLEIFADFCHPEEKAASADDEGSIFREVEQ; this comes from the coding sequence ATGAAAATCGGCATTGATATCAGGCCATTGATGGACAAGGAATATTCGGGCGTATCCTGGTATACGCTGGATTTGTTGACCGAAATTTTGCGCCAAGACCGGCAGAACGAATATGTTTTGTATTATAATTCCGGCCGCGATATTTCAAATCGGATTTCAGAACTCGCCTGCCTGCCGGCAAGGCAGGGATTTCAGAACTCGGATAATGTTAAAATTGCCGCCACTCATTATCCCAATAAAATTTTTAATTATTTTCTACAGAAAATTTTTCATTGGCCGAAGTTAGATGCCATTGCCGCAAAAAATTCCCCTCCTTTCAAAGGAGGGGGTAGGGGTGGTCAGCCCCCCTCCTTTATAAGGAGGGGTTTGGGGGTGGTTCCGCAGGGCGGCGTGGATGTTTTTTGGCAGCCGCATTTTAATTTTGCCAATTTTTCCCGGAATTGCCGGGTGGTTTTAACGGTTCCTGATTTATCCTTTATTTCTTATCCTGAATTTTTTTCCGCGCGGAAGAATTTTTGGCATAAATTTTTGGGCGTCAGGAAATTGATCGAGCGGGCTGATATTATCGTGGCCATTTCTGAAAACACCAGGCAAGATATTATCAGATATTTTTCCGTGCCAGCTGATAAAATAAAAATGATTTACGCGGGCGTGGGCGCGGAATTTCGCCCGTTGCGTCGCAGTCCCGCGGCGGAGACTGCGACGGGGCAAAATGATCTTGAATTGGCAAGCGTAAAAAATAAATATGGCTTGCCGGAAAAATTCATTTTAAACATCGGGACTTTCGAGCCGCGCAAAAATTTAGCCGGCTTGATCGGCGCTTTTGATGCGGTGGCCGATTTGCCCGGAATGGGGGAGTGGCATTTGGTTTTAGCCGGCTCGGGCGGCTGGAAAAACAAGGAAATTTTTAAGGCCATTGATAAGGCGAAAAATAAAGCCAGAATAAACATTATCGGCTATATCAAAAAAGACGAGCGTGCCGCGCTGTATAATTTGGCGGAAATATTCGCTTACCCTTCTTTTTATGAAGGTTTTGGCTTGCCGGTTTTGGAAGCAATGGCCTCGGGAACTCCAGTGATCACTTCCGCAGTTTCATCTTTACCCGAAGTGACCGGCGACGCGGCTTTGCTCGTCGATCCGCACGATGAAAATTCAATCGCCAAGGCTCTGCAAATATTAATGCAAGATGAAAAATTGAGAGGATCATATTCCGCCCGCGGCCTGGAACGTGCAAAAGATTTCAGCTGGAAGAAAACAGCTCGCGAATATTTGGAAATTTTCGCCGATTTTTGTCATCCTGAGGAGAAAGCCGCCTCGGCTGACGACGAAGGATCTATTTTTCGGGAAGTTGAACAATGA
- a CDS encoding glycosyltransferase codes for MRVALVHDHLAQDGGAEKVLKVFAEMFPEAPIYTLLSEKNNIAKYYPGRKIDTSIIQKLPGGVRHYQWYMPFMPMAVEFFDLSGFDLVLSDSASFAKGVITRPETLHIDYCHTPTRYLWSDTHSYINELKYNKWFKKIISLVLNYIRIWDRLAADRVDLFIANSETVKKRIQKYYKRDSTVIYPPVNTDLFNITSELADEKLKAENYFLCGCRLAPYKRVDIVIEAFKKMPEKKLKIFGSGIDTGRLMKIAANSANIEFLGRVEDAQLAKLFRNAVAFIHPQEEDFGITVVEAMACGTPAIAYRKGGAEETIIENQTGIFFDEQSVDSVVKAISSFDKSKFDEKIIRAQAEKFSTENFKKKIIDYLDKTAGKFNNPKIV; via the coding sequence ATGCGTGTCGCATTGGTTCATGATCATCTCGCTCAAGACGGGGGAGCGGAAAAAGTATTGAAAGTGTTCGCGGAAATGTTTCCCGAGGCGCCGATTTATACTTTGTTATCAGAAAAGAATAATATCGCCAAGTATTATCCGGGCCGGAAGATCGATACTTCGATCATTCAGAAACTCCCCGGCGGCGTCCGTCATTACCAATGGTATATGCCGTTCATGCCCATGGCCGTGGAATTTTTCGATCTGTCCGGATTTGATTTGGTTTTGTCCGATTCGGCATCTTTTGCCAAGGGTGTGATCACCCGGCCGGAAACATTGCATATCGACTATTGCCATACGCCAACCCGTTATCTTTGGAGTGATACTCATTCCTATATCAATGAACTCAAGTACAATAAATGGTTTAAAAAAATTATCTCTCTCGTTTTAAATTATATCCGCATCTGGGACAGACTGGCCGCTGACCGGGTTGATTTGTTCATTGCCAATTCAGAAACGGTAAAAAAACGCATTCAAAAATATTACAAAAGAGATTCAACTGTGATCTATCCGCCGGTCAATACAGATTTATTTAATATCACTTCAGAATTGGCTGATGAAAAATTAAAAGCGGAAAATTATTTTCTCTGCGGCTGCCGCTTGGCGCCATATAAGCGGGTCGATATCGTCATAGAAGCATTTAAGAAAATGCCGGAGAAGAAATTAAAGATTTTTGGCAGCGGCATTGATACCGGCCGCTTGATGAAAATCGCCGCCAATTCGGCTAATATCGAATTTCTCGGCCGGGTTGAGGACGCGCAACTGGCTAAATTATTCCGCAACGCCGTCGCCTTTATCCATCCGCAAGAAGAGGATTTCGGCATCACCGTGGTCGAAGCCATGGCCTGCGGCACGCCAGCCATCGCTTATCGCAAGGGCGGCGCCGAGGAAACGATAATCGAAAATCAAACCGGAATATTTTTTGATGAACAGTCAGTCGATTCGGTCGTAAAAGCAATCAGCAGTTTTGATAAAAGCAAATTCGATGAAAAAATAATCCGCGCCCAGGCGGAAAAATTCAGCACGGAAAATTTCAAGAAGAAAATTATCGACTATCTTGACAAAACTGCTGGAAAGTTCAATAATCCTAAGATTGTTTAG
- a CDS encoding HAMP domain-containing sensor histidine kinase: MKKDKKIQREKIGGPGYINKNCWLAKTLNYSPYSRCQYCELEFRKCLFLQYQIISLALIGIFLILFFLTERKITALVIICVFTFVIVYGYVLNKSTDRIIKANFAQRKASQALEELTEKLEERVKEQTEDIKKKAAELEEKNTNLNKLLEVKNEFLRVVNHQLNTPVSIIKNSIFMIKSGAFSLEKGLSFVDEGVKRMEEIFTDFWKAFSFEGEGVKLDLRETNLEEIIGKLVDNANNNSPVVKERGLKVEVEKNFDIPRIKSDPKQITQVASNLLENAISYTNSGSVAITFGLIGNEFLKIYIQDSGCGIDFEDQGKLFEKFVRGKRAVHERPSGSGLGLYIAKKIVEANGGELKLEKSEVGKGSMFSFTVPIWR; the protein is encoded by the coding sequence ATGAAAAAAGATAAAAAAATTCAAAGAGAAAAAATAGGCGGACCCGGGTATATCAATAAAAATTGCTGGTTAGCCAAAACCCTTAATTATTCGCCATATAGCCGCTGTCAATATTGCGAATTAGAATTTCGCAAGTGTCTTTTTTTACAATATCAAATTATCAGCTTAGCCTTGATTGGTATTTTCCTCATCCTCTTTTTTCTAACTGAAAGAAAGATTACGGCGTTAGTGATCATTTGTGTTTTTACTTTTGTGATCGTTTATGGTTATGTCTTGAATAAAAGCACGGACCGGATCATTAAAGCTAATTTTGCCCAAAGAAAAGCCAGCCAGGCTCTCGAGGAATTGACCGAAAAACTTGAAGAGCGAGTCAAAGAACAAACCGAGGACATCAAGAAAAAAGCCGCCGAACTGGAAGAAAAAAACACCAATCTCAATAAGCTGCTGGAAGTCAAGAATGAATTTTTGCGCGTGGTCAATCATCAGCTCAATACGCCGGTATCGATCATTAAGAATTCCATTTTTATGATCAAGTCCGGCGCGTTTTCTTTGGAAAAAGGCTTGAGCTTCGTCGATGAAGGCGTCAAAAGGATGGAGGAAATTTTCACTGATTTTTGGAAAGCTTTTTCCTTTGAGGGCGAAGGAGTGAAATTGGATTTGCGGGAAACAAATTTGGAAGAAATCATCGGCAAGTTGGTGGATAATGCCAATAATAATTCGCCGGTAGTTAAAGAGCGGGGATTGAAGGTGGAAGTTGAAAAGAATTTTGACATTCCCAGGATTAAAAGCGACCCTAAACAAATTACCCAAGTGGCCAGCAATTTATTGGAAAATGCCATTTCCTATACCAATTCCGGCTCGGTGGCGATCACTTTCGGATTGATCGGCAACGAGTTTTTAAAAATTTATATTCAAGACAGCGGCTGCGGCATCGATTTCGAAGATCAGGGAAAATTATTTGAAAAATTCGTCCGCGGCAAGCGCGCGGTGCACGAACGCCCGTCCGGTTCCGGACTGGGACTTTATATCGCCAAAAAAATCGTGGAAGCCAATGGCGGCGAATTGAAACTGGAAAAATCCGAAGTTGGAAAGGGCTCGATGTTCAGCTTTACGGTGCCGATCTGGAGATGA
- a CDS encoding DUF4395 family protein — translation MNTCSIYDKSLRFSRAVYGGLTVVAFLIHGEWLLLLVCVLMALGTFSLKLNLFYQLHYLVFVKMGKKSSAPIQKESGELSFVSGMTAMLLFIGFLLIHFNIYADFAWIYILVVAFLIFLACFVGLCLATLMYVFFKKIFKKQ, via the coding sequence ATGAACACCTGCTCGATTTATGATAAATCTTTGCGATTTTCCCGAGCCGTTTATGGCGGCTTAACCGTGGTCGCTTTTTTAATTCACGGTGAATGGCTGCTTTTGCTCGTCTGTGTTTTAATGGCCCTGGGAACTTTTTCCCTGAAGCTTAATCTTTTCTATCAGCTTCATTATTTGGTTTTTGTAAAAATGGGAAAAAAAAGTTCGGCGCCGATCCAGAAGGAATCGGGAGAATTAAGTTTTGTTTCCGGAATGACGGCCATGCTGCTTTTTATCGGTTTTTTATTGATTCATTTTAATATCTATGCTGATTTTGCCTGGATTTATATTCTAGTCGTGGCTTTCTTGATATTTTTGGCTTGTTTTGTCGGTCTTTGTCTGGCTACTTTAATGTATGTTTTTTTCAAAAAGATCTTTAAGAAGCAGTAA
- a CDS encoding SufE family protein gives MKISGTTREAQEKIIGEFKPFGDWTDKYAYLVRLGKNLPPLDQKFKIKDNLIRGCQVNTWYHSTFENGKMFFQVDSVSFVIKGFIALLLEVLSGRIPDEIADAELYFFDAIGLKENFSPLRANSLWKLVNRMKADAASRRDCH, from the coding sequence ATGAAAATTTCAGGCACGACCCGGGAAGCGCAAGAAAAAATCATTGGCGAATTCAAGCCTTTCGGCGATTGGACGGATAAATACGCTTATTTGGTCAGATTGGGGAAAAATTTGCCTCCGCTCGATCAGAAATTTAAAATCAAGGACAATTTGATCAGAGGCTGCCAGGTGAATACCTGGTATCATTCGACCTTTGAGAATGGCAAGATGTTTTTTCAGGTTGACAGCGTCTCTTTCGTGATCAAAGGATTCATCGCTCTATTGCTGGAAGTTTTGTCCGGGCGCATTCCGGACGAGATCGCGGATGCCGAATTGTATTTTTTTGACGCGATTGGATTGAAGGAAAATTTTTCACCGCTGCGCGCCAACAGCCTTTGGAAATTAGTCAATCGGATGAAAGCCGATGCCGCCTCTCGCAGGGACTGCCACTGA
- the tsf gene encoding translation elongation factor Ts: protein MELIKQLRERSGAGMMDCKKALDEAGEDLEKALEFLRKKGIAKAAKREGREAKEGCIQLAVNEEGNEGYIVEVNAETDFVARNEKFQAFAKAVLDLIICSKPADMDALFALKLRKGTVKEDLDALSGTIGEKLVIKNFNIISGATVAGYSHMGGKIGVLVALDAAGKQDLAVDIAMQVAAANPKYIEPAEVPQADVDKEKEIEGEALAKEKKPAAVMEKILAGKINKFYEAVCLVKQEYIKDDKKKVEQVLGNVKVTKFVRYSL from the coding sequence ATGGAACTCATCAAACAATTACGTGAAAGAAGCGGAGCCGGCATGATGGATTGCAAAAAAGCTTTGGATGAAGCCGGCGAAGATTTGGAAAAAGCTTTGGAATTTTTGAGAAAGAAGGGGATTGCCAAAGCAGCCAAGCGCGAAGGCCGCGAAGCTAAAGAGGGCTGCATTCAATTGGCAGTCAATGAAGAGGGAAACGAAGGTTACATCGTCGAGGTTAACGCCGAAACAGATTTTGTGGCGCGCAATGAAAAATTCCAGGCGTTTGCCAAAGCCGTTCTGGACTTGATTATTTGTTCTAAACCCGCCGATATGGACGCCTTGTTTGCCTTGAAACTGCGAAAAGGAACTGTTAAAGAAGATCTTGATGCGCTGTCCGGAACGATCGGAGAAAAGTTAGTTATTAAGAATTTTAATATCATTTCGGGCGCGACCGTGGCCGGCTATTCGCATATGGGCGGAAAGATCGGCGTGCTGGTTGCCTTAGATGCGGCCGGCAAACAAGATTTGGCCGTGGATATCGCCATGCAAGTCGCCGCGGCCAATCCGAAATATATCGAGCCTGCCGAAGTGCCGCAAGCCGACGTCGACAAGGAAAAAGAGATCGAAGGCGAAGCTTTAGCCAAAGAAAAGAAACCGGCGGCAGTGATGGAAAAAATTCTTGCCGGCAAGATCAATAAATTTTACGAAGCGGTTTGCCTGGTCAAGCAGGAATATATCAAGGATGACAAGAAAAAGGTTGAGCAGGTTTTAGGTAACGTGAAAGTGACGAAATTCGTTCGGTATAGTTTGTAA
- a CDS encoding response regulator gives MSDSSKKAKILIVEDDEFLLNIYETVFTKEGFEVQTAMNGEDGYRVAAVFLPDVMLLDIMLPGEMNGLAVLKKLRETKKTEKIPVMIISNLSDDKTISEGMALGASGYFTKSQFNPDDVVRNVRTLIK, from the coding sequence ATGTCTGACTCTTCAAAAAAAGCCAAAATTTTAATCGTTGAAGACGATGAGTTCCTGCTGAACATTTATGAAACGGTTTTCACTAAAGAAGGTTTTGAAGTTCAAACGGCAATGAACGGCGAGGACGGGTATCGGGTAGCGGCTGTTTTTTTGCCTGACGTAATGCTTTTGGATATAATGTTGCCCGGCGAAATGAACGGTTTGGCGGTTTTAAAAAAGCTGCGAGAAACCAAAAAAACCGAAAAAATTCCGGTAATGATCATCAGTAATCTGTCTGACGACAAGACCATCAGCGAGGGTATGGCCCTGGGCGCCAGCGGCTATTTCACCAAATCGCAATTCAATCCCGACGACGTCGTCCGCAATGTCCGCACCTTGATCAAATAG
- the rpsB gene encoding 30S ribosomal protein S2 — MATKLPTIEAMLEAGMHFGHSASKWHPKMKPYIFTERKGVYIIDLAKSQKMLGTALEFMENLVKESKTILFVGTKNQVKKDLRATAEAVGMPYISEKWAGGVLTNFPIFRKMINKYKGLQEEKALGKLDRYTKKERSDFDKEIKRLELKVGGLTNLNKLPDALFIWDIKKEKTALSEARVKNIPIVAICDTNSNPDLVNYVIPGNDDASKTVKLIMDCIKENLLQAKQEIKTSK; from the coding sequence ATGGCCACAAAATTGCCAACAATCGAAGCCATGCTCGAAGCGGGCATGCACTTTGGGCACTCAGCCAGCAAATGGCACCCGAAGATGAAACCGTATATTTTTACGGAACGCAAAGGAGTTTACATCATTGATTTGGCCAAGAGCCAAAAAATGCTGGGAACCGCTTTGGAATTTATGGAAAACCTGGTCAAGGAATCGAAGACGATTCTTTTTGTCGGAACCAAGAACCAGGTGAAAAAAGATTTGCGCGCGACCGCCGAAGCTGTGGGCATGCCCTACATTTCGGAAAAATGGGCGGGCGGAGTTCTGACCAATTTTCCGATCTTCCGGAAAATGATCAATAAGTATAAAGGATTGCAGGAAGAAAAAGCTTTGGGAAAACTAGACCGCTATACCAAAAAGGAGCGTTCGGATTTTGATAAGGAGATCAAGCGTCTGGAATTGAAAGTCGGCGGTTTGACCAATCTGAACAAGTTGCCCGACGCGCTATTTATCTGGGACATCAAGAAAGAAAAAACTGCCCTGAGCGAGGCCAGGGTTAAAAATATTCCAATCGTCGCGATCTGCGACACGAACTCTAATCCCGATCTGGTGAATTATGTCATTCCGGGAAACGACGATGCGTCCAAAACCGTCAAACTGATCATGGATTGCATCAAAGAAAATCTTCTTCAAGCAAAGCAAGAAATTAAAACTTCAAAATAA